A window of Metopolophium dirhodum isolate CAU chromosome 6, ASM1992520v1, whole genome shotgun sequence genomic DNA:
TTGTCTTCGCTATTAGATTAAAAtgtcttttattaattttatttttttttctaaaaacgtcgataaaaaattataaatttggtcaaaaatttttaaaacttaatacaagattctttgTAAgcttttattaatgttattatttttataagagtttaaattttaaattttgacaaagtcACAATTCATTTGTAGTTAAGATGAAAGTAGAAGTTATAAAATGTGCAATTTGTATAGCTTAGTctttaacatttaatacaaggttcctcatataagtagttcatactgtaaccaaaaaatcactAATCCTTTTAGGAAAATAGGTGtacaaatacaatgttttatgcAAATAACCtaccttttttttacaaataaaaacaatattaagataaaataaaatacgtgcTAGGCTGACACatcgtcttcactcagaatcggtttttgtatacaatgataatatatgggtttcattaattcaaatttaacacatacattacaatAATGACCCAATCTACACCTAATGTTCAGCAGAGCTGTTCCCACCatccaattttgtatttatatagacTTAGCTAATccgttaaaatgtatatgaatttACGACTGTTTACTAATCAACAGTTGATACttgataaatatgaataaaaaattataggcTCCCGTAAGTCTCCCCGTGCATATGCCTATACATTTTCCTACATAGTACTGTACTATTATAATCTCGATGATTTTTACGGTTCCGGTTCTTGTTCGGTCCccacaaaaactaaaatttaggttTTGGTTTCTTTTTGGttcttaagaaaaaataatttgttacctgttttggttttatacttatgtaaaaaaaatagtaaagtaAAAATATCGGTTCCGGTAAGGTTccggttttaaataaatttaaataagtgttccggtattaaaattgatttaatcaaGGGTTTCGGTGAGGTTTCGGTTCCCAAtattcaaaaggttccagttCCAATACAAATTCTTTTCGGtacggttccagtccctgctgCTACATGGCCACTGCTACgcctaatgtttttaatatgtaaacgtTATGTGAATATTCTCTAACTTTTCTCGAATTAAATGTCTTTtatagtacatttatttatatgtataaatgtttttacgggGTTGCGCTTGAATGTCACAAagagcaaatcaaattaaattgttataagcgtttgaacttcatatttttacaagattggatattcactcgatttctcatttaggtagcgattttgttattttgttgtaattcaaaaacgaataaccgaaggcacttgaaatttatataatgtttttattttatctattcataagtatattatactttatacatttttgaaaatattttgactcttattgagctgtttatggacaaattcaaattcaaatttttttctttaaatatcaatacaattttatttgttgggccaaaaagcgtgaaaatttaatataaggctcctgatatattgttacaacagcaaatacataggcacatatttataagcatttaaagttcaagtacagcagagagacatccacttacccacttttttagattctgagtggaacgatgaatgtattgattttacaatgaagtgtgttttttttttttattttatttttttattttttttttaatttttttttatttttgtgtctgacatcaccttttaggacagtaaaagtgcttggattttctagttggtactttggggggtcaaaagtaaaaatttctcagtagttctcaaaagcgacgtgaaaaacaaaagaaaaattaaggaaaaatgggaatttttacgtaaaatttcgagaaaatcgattttggtttttggtgtaactctaaaacaaatgaccatagggacatgaaattttgactgaatgtttatattagcattttctatacactatacaatttacaaaatattttgactctttttgagctgtttacggccattgtcagtttttaatttttttagtttttttttctataaatatcaataaaattttatctgttgagtaaaaaagcttgaaaattgaatagaaggctcctaggtaattgtttcaaaggcagatgaaaaaaattaaaaatccttagtcacaatttttttttataagcatttaaagttcaaattttgacaacatttatcaaatttataatttattaattattttgtagttaaaaatgtttaaaatgtttgacttttatggctaaggattgaaaatttaatacaaggctccacgtaaataagttaaatataaattactttattcacaataatatcatcaaatatacttggtaaaatcataggctgactgaccgttttcgctcagaatcatttttcttatacaatgatattatatcattgaattcaaatttaacaccatccattacggtgacccacttgtaacctactgtacagcagagcgacatccacttatccacctttttttttatttattctaaaaccATATAGGTATTAAGATTATTTAGTCATAAACATAATGTATTGCATTTctaaataacctaacctaactgttTAGTATCAACATTTGTGCTTCTTCTCATTTTATTTCGTACGAAcgttttatatgaaaaaactGGTACCTATTTCGTATTTAAGTTTTTGAGTCTATACATAGCTACACATATACGGagttcatattttaatgtatatttgaattacaaactatagttatataaattatttaggatactgtttttatatttcatattacttGACTCTATCtacttaagttttaaaaaatagaaaaaatcatttaagaatTTAACATTACACACAAATCAATGGTAACTATATCTAgtctatattaaattttaaaaaataaaatgaaaccaTGTTAAGTGCTCTAAGTAGAGTATACTTACACACGATTGACATTggcatataggtacataaatgtataggtattatgtgtatacattttaaaataaaatgttatcgaaCCAATATTCAATAGGAAAAAGTGTTTTTAAAGTCCTCAATATTTACGTCATTTTTTTCATTCGTACAGCTGGTTGTTAAATCTATTTAAGATAGGACAAAAAAGGGATTTAGAAGAAGATGATTTATATACGACATTAAACGATCACAGTTCGTCATTGTTGGGAAACGAATTAGAAAAGTAAGCTCATGAGTGCaaaatgtttgtgtgtgtattattatttgtattaaactttACTATACTTTTATTGAAGAAAATGGAGGTCAGAACTTGCGAATGCACAAAAGAAAAATCGAAATCCTAGTCTATTGAGGGTTTTGATTGAAATATTTGggtataaatttatgttttatggATTTATACTCTTTGTCGATAGAGTTATATTGAAGtaagaattaaataattgattttttcatGTGGTAATTATTGACTCCCATGCGAAATCCGCTCTTTTAAGGTTTCGATGTGGTTCAATaactataacatattttatgccattattttacatgtttttaaCTCACAGAGTATCCCAAACTTTATTTATTGGtggaataatatcatatttcaaCCCGAATGGCTCTGACAAAGCGGACTTGGAGTATGCATTAATTTGTGCATTTGGTCTATCATTTAGTATGTTTACTTCAACAATTTTGTATCATGCATCACAAATTGAAATCTTACACTGCGGGATGAAAATTCGAGTTGCTTGCTGTTCAATTATATATagaaaggtataataatatacattaagaaACTAATAGTgttaaactataaaaacaatGATAAGAAGTTCTTatgttatttcaattatttcatatttaatcaCATTGCTTAaagtcaaatatttaaaaaaaagtatgtattttaatattgcaaTACTAACGAGATGTTATGCTGctcaacaaataaatttaattttaataataaaatacgtttcaaaaactcttataaaaatatgtaactcaaatatatattttgtgccCAGTCATTACGCCTAAGTCACACAGCAATTGGTAATACCACAGTCGGCCAAGTGATTAATTTGTTATCGAACGATGTAAGTCGATTTGATAAATCAGCTACATTTCTCCACTACTTATGGATTTGTCCACTGCACATAATTGTGGTCACGTATTTGTTGTGGCAGGAAATTGGTGTATCTTCATTATTACCGATAGTTGTACTGTGTTTTCTTATTTGGTTTCAAGGTTTGTGGAAAATTAGACAAGAAAAATTATGTGACTTAACAATATTGTTACATTTTCAGCAATGTTAGGACGAAAACTTAGAGAGCAGCGAAAGAAGACAGCTAAAAGAACTGACGAAAGAATACGtttaatgaatgaaataatttcTGGCATAAAAGTAATCAAGATGTACACTTGGGAAATACCTTTTggaaaacttattaaatatttaagaaagtacctacttatgctttaaaatattatgaaatgttaagtacaaatatttatataattttagaatggAAATTAGACATATACAAATAGGAATTTACATCAGGAATATTATGCTACAATTAGCATTAATTCAATCAAGGTTTCaactattttttagtattttgtcatACGTATTGCTAGGAAATTATATCTCAGCACAAAAAGTAACAAAcatcatatacaattatttcttcAATgtgacaatattgtatttactgattattacctaattaattacactaataggtttttatcatgtatactttgtataatatatcaatccTGCCTATACATTGTTTTTATCAAAGTATATCGGAAGTAATCGAATTACAAGTTTCAATCAAACGCatacaggtatatattattaataatatatagagtatagactatagacatattatattaattatttaataaacacaatatttaaattgatattaaaaatataaaaattattaatttccatgCATTTTTATCCAAAGGATTTCTTATTACAAGAAGAGAAGGATAATCAATTACCAAATAAATCAAAATCTGgtgaatcaataaataatactcTAAACAATTTAACAGAGCACATTGCAGATGATGATGGCGTTTTAAGACATAACACTGAACTTCCAAATACTCATAGTATAGTATTTTCAAAAGCAACTGCTAAGTGGACGGATATTCAGACAAGTAACACTCTAGAAAACATTAATCTGTCTGTTGCATCAGGTCGATTGATCGGAATTATTGGTCCAGTGGGTGCTGGAAAGGTAATGTcacaaattgtatacaaattgtataatgcGCCGTTACTTTAAAATGTGCATTGCAGAGTTCATTATTTCAAGCTATTCTACGAGAATTACCACTTTCCGAAGGCTCCTTAGATGTGCATGGTGTAATTTCTTATGCGTCTCAAGAGCCGTGGGTATTCTCTGGTTCAATAAAACAGAATATCATATTCAATTCACCAATTGATGAGTATCGTTATAAACGagtaatatattcaaatttaaaatacgattactttaaaataatgtaacgcTTGATTTTCTTATGGAtgtaaaataggtaataaacgTATGTGCATTGAAAAATGATTTCAAAAAGTTTCCATATGGTGATGAAACAACTGTGGGAGAAAGAGGAGTTACTCTAAGTGGAGGACAAAAATCAAGAATAAATTTAGCtcggtaaaattataaatacaataatacaattcatGAAACactttattaactattaagtatattgtTTTTTCAGAGCCATCTATAAACaagcaaatatttatttattggacgATCCTCTTTCAGCTGTAGACCCCCACGTTAGCAgtcatttatttgaaaaatgcattaaaGGTTATCTTGAATAATTTTGAATCTTATAATGCAGGATTTTTGtacattaggtattatttttcagGTTTCCTTAATGAAAAAACTTGTATTTTAATCACACATCAATTACAGTATTTGACTAAGGTCGATCAAATTGTCCACATAGACAATGTAAGCAATATTTCATAATACGTTATATTcctgtgtacattttaaaattgaaaatattgattttttttctgtaggCAAAAATAATAGCAGAAAGTACTTATGAAGAACTTCAAACGACTGATTTAAGCTTTCTAAAATCTCCTCAATCTCAAGTCACGCCTGATAATCAatctatatgtattaataacaatagtGATTACAGTGTTggcaaaaaaactaaatttgatcGAAAAATATCTGCAACGAGTGATGTATCATTATTGTGTGATAGTAAAGAAAATACAAATCAAGAAGAACAAGTGAAAATAGTTGAAATCCGATCTTCAGGAAATATTTCATGGGATACCTATTCGGCATATTTTTTAGATGAAGgaaaaataagcaaaatattatgtttaatatttacgagTATTTTGTCTCAAACAGTAGCATCTTGTGGAGATTTATGGATTACatattggtatttttaatatttaatgacacagaaatattattaagcTCATAAAATTATATGCTATTGtcactgaatatttaatttagggCGAAACTAGAAGAATcagtattttataatgaaaattcaTCTACGCCAACGACCAAAAACTcaattaacacaatttttcAGTGGCCAATTAGTCGAGAAacatgtatttatgttttttctgcTATTactgtttgtataataatagcaaCCAacctttatatatttacttttgtatTGGTGTGCGTAAAGGCTTCCATgaatttacacaataatatgtttagcgCGTTGATCGGagctaaaataaatttctttaatacaaatttgtcAGGTCAGGACTATTTTAATTAagcattattttgtagtttatttattgttgactggatataattttgaatttgtattttaggaTCTATTCTTAACCGTTTTTCTAAGGATTTGGGTGCTATAGATGATATGTTGCCACAAACCATGAACGACTGTttacgtgtaataatatataattatattgatatattttaaagattgTTTATGTGtaatgaattttcaaaattagttgGTATTGCATTGTATGGCAGTTTTGATCATTGTTGTATACATTAACATTCACCTAATATTACCGACCATCGTCTTAGCGTTTACATTTTAcaagataacaatattttacttgtCAATGTCTCGAAGTGTAAAACGGTTGGAAGGAATAAGTAAGTAATAGTACTAAATTATGAACCAAATACCTATATGGTATACACtataaataatacagtatataataatataagataatattatattatataaatttatattttgaaataattgtaatttaaatattatagctcGTAGTCCTGTCTTTACTCATTTGAATGCGAGTATACAGGGTTTAACAACTATAAGAGCATTTAAAGCGgaaaaaattttatcaaatgaATTTGATGTCCATCAAGTTAGttctaaaaatcaatattaattcgtatattttcatatatttaaaatgattttataggaCTTACATTCTTCAgcatggtatttatttttaacatcaagCAGAGCCTTTGGATTATGGTTAGATATTATTTGCTTTATCTATTCATGTATAGTCACATTCAGTTTCTTGACATTAAGCAATAGTAAGCTTCAACattgtgtacattattataattaagattgttattattaaataattcaattttacttAACAAATCGCACTCAGGTACATTTGGAGGAAATGTTGGGCTTGCTATAACACAAGTTTATGGACTAGCTGGAGTCTTGCAATGGACGATGAGACAAATGGCTGAATTAGAAAACCACATGACGTCAGTTGAAAGGGTACTAGAATACACAAATATCCCCCAAGAAGGTTCTATTGAACCATGCTCAggtaaattatactaaattactgtatactatttaatgttgaaattcaaaataaatatctgtACAAATCTCGTTTTTTAAATCACTTAAGTAGATAAAAAACCACCATTAAATTGGCCTTCAGACGGACAAGTtacatttataaacttttacTTACGATATGAACCGAATTCGCCATGTATTATTAATCACCTCAATTTAAATATCGAATCAATgcaaaaagtacctatattaaaatataattctaagTACCTAAGGCTTATAAAGGTTTTCAATGttgtcattttaaaattagataggAATTGTTGGTAGAACTGGCGCCGGAAAATCGTCTTTAGTCGGGTCATTATTTCGATTAGCTTTCCATGAAGGTAATATCATCATTGATGGTATTGAAATTCACGAACTTGATCTGTATGAGTTACGGTCCAAGCTCACTATCATTCCTCAACAACCAGTATTGTTCTCGGGAACAGTTCGAAAAAATTTGGATCCTTCAGAAGAATGCCCAGATCATATTCTTTGGAACGCATTAgatgaagtaattttttttgtttttgaataatattttacttaaaatatgattatcCCTGACCTCGTAGAAAATTGGtctcaataaatataaattgtatattaggtGGAGCTTAAAGATGTTGTTGAAAATTTACCAGATGgtcttaattcaaaaatgtctgAAGATGGTTCCAATTTCAGTGTTGGTCAAAGACAATTAGTATGTCTTGCTAGGGCTATTGTTCGAAATACCAAAATTCTTGTACTGGATGAAGCCACTGCTAACGTTGATCAACagtattattaacttaatattataaatgcacaataaatataaagttcCATTGAATAACATTTGGTTTGAATTTCTAGAACAGATTTATTGATTCAAAGGACTATCAGAAATAAGTTCCGAGCAACTACTGTCTTAACAATTGCTCATCGGTTAAACACTGTTATTGATTCGGACAAGGTGCTTGTTTTGGATACAGGAACAATGGTCGAATGTGACCACCCACATAATTTATTGCAAAATAAAGAAGGAGCTTTTTACAAAATGGTAGAACAAACGGGACATGATACAGCTGATTTATTGCATAGATTAGCCGCAGAGGTATACGTTTAAAACTTCTATGCGAAGTACCTAATATTCTTACACTGAACAACGTATAATATAACgctacatttatacatttattgaactGTTTTAGAGTTATAAAACGACAAGTTTAAATGTTGTTAAGAATGCAGATCAAATTGCCAAGAAAAACTCATAagtaaattagtataaatattaagtgattgtttatatttcaaattgaaGACGTAGTATCAGAATTTGACATAGTGTGTGATTTAAGATAATGTCattaaatcgtttttataaaatacaaatccgATTATTATAATTGTCTGTAGACTATAGAATTGTAGAATGTGTCATATTTTTAATCACCTATGAAATGTTGaacaattatatactttataatttttaaatgtatatgtgGAATAATTGTTtgctataataatgatatataattagtACTTCAATTGTTagttaatattaggtatatgttagttttgacaacattttaaaattttaattaaaaaaatatactagtatgttttataaattacctatatgtatactacattaaataaatatctgaTATATTCAAAtcacaaaagtttaaaaaaattgcttttCGATAAGTTGACCTTCACACCAATTTAGTGTCACACTGCTGTTCAAATTAACTTCGTGAATTACTTACTTTAATTGTTCAATCTCAAATctcacataattattatcatggcaatgctatatattattatgcatcttGATCTACTTgcaaataacttatattttttcataaacaataatattgaaaaatcatgtaaccaatattattgtcatgttataaaaatatataaattaatattaattataacatattttataaatcatgaaAAAACGATTTGACAAAAGGGTCCAATGTGTACGTACACCACAAAACTGTTTTCATATGTATCgtcaattgtattatataataataataatcgcttTCGTgagcatgttattattatttattactatgttTCGTCATCTTTCACGTCGCGCGTTCTGACAGTACCTACTGCAACACAAGCCGGCCGGGTGTCCAACACTGTTATGCGGGAAACACTCTAATTTAAAATAGCCAAAATAATCCATACAATATCCAACTTTAAGTACGTTACGAGGTTAACTCAACAAGGTTTGCAGACGCAATCATTTTTGAGAGGtaagtaaattaattgtttgtactAAAACCGATATTGtctattaggtacttacttactTTTATCAAACGATAATAGGTACAACCAATCAACTTTtacacttattgtaaaaaagtagccaatagatattatgttttagttaaaaaatgaatgataataacaataaattgttattcggAACTCGGTCAGAGTTCAGTTAGTGTAACCGGAACGCGGTCGATCAATCAAATCGTTTAAATGGGTCCATTACGAGATTCCTAACATcatttcaacaataaaaaacaaataataaaacctattttaacggatgtacaataatatgcagaatatattttctaatgtacaaattaaaaataatgatgaataatctatttttaaacgatacctacataatattgataatattgtggAATACATATGacaaatggtaattttttttaaatatgtctaATTAACggtaaacgaaataaaaaaactatataggtaataaccattgttaacatttaaatgtaacatttaagttaacattttttttttccaaattgtatttacaatctgtaatattattttatactatattttactaaGTAAATTTGGTAgcttaaaatatacaacaaaatgaaaaaaaatgtaagaaggAGTCCTACCATTGTTAAAACCCTCTGATATGTAATACTTATACGctaataaaacttaataataagaaACAAATAATCACATTACATACATTAATGGGTTAAGGTTTTTTAGTACCAAAAATTAACATATCATAGACCAttttttatcagaaaataaaaacattatgcGTCACCTAATAATAGTTTGTTTCATAATGATCAATACTATTAGATAAGATAAGGAAGGCAATTGAAGCTTCGATCTGTCTTGCAACGTATATGAGAtcagtaattattatactattatcaataCAGTATACAGATAACAGACACGGGtacggaaaataaaataacacaataagCAAAATGGCATTAAGTAGacgtaatataatgtaaaaatgtgataaataCTATGttcaatactaaatactaaattaatttttaagatttttctcAGCTTaccaattaatattgattttttttttttgtataaattaaagaagaagaaaaatcaaagaaaaacttcaaaataataataacttaacagttattttaatgtataatattgatgaCACGCGTATTACATTATGTACAGGCAAGTTCCTTGAAttctcatatttatatttatttaaaaaaaaaaatgattaatgtttTGGAGCTTATTTTAGGTTAATATCAGATGTTGATAAAAAGGTACAACGGCCTCAGCATCCAAGggaaaatgcaaatatttttgaaatcatttCATACAGGTAAATAAGTAGAtccatttgaataatatatttcaataaacttttgaccttaagtttttaaatataataaacagacTGTTGGCCCTGTAATAACGTGTCTtacttaaactaaaatatttcgaGAGTGCAGGACgaattgattaatatattattatattatacgactatTTGAAGTAGGTAGTATTTTCTGAAGTAGACACTATATATTATCgactatagttattacttataatcttAACGAGGCATAAATAGAGTGCTAATCTACTGATTATAATACAAcacattgttttaatatttaatagtgtaatacaaacattataaCACTATCAACCGCAATAAAAATCTAGTTTAtctatcgtattatattaataagtgtaataatataggtacgtatgattccagtacaatttaatttcgaaATAGTACGAATTCCGTTCCTCTTTTCTCTAAATAATTAGTAAGGCAACGGAAAacataagcataataatattcaaaatataaaatcacgCAACCAGtacaattaaacatttttattaaatttataaaactcgTGAGTTAACAATCGCACATCGCGGCTACAATATCTAAAAATCAATACTAAAAtaaacgttattttatttttactttctcGGCTTAGTTCCATCATtgacctaataaataattaaactaaaagtatgatatttacaacattatttgtatacattaataatatattgataaagaAATGGACAGACCTGTTCGTTAGCTATAATGCCTCAAAAATTAATGGATCgtcttcaataaaatttatattaatatttaatagattcCTTGAGACGTGTTTATATCGTATTCTTTCAAtcccaatattattaaaaatatatataatttatataattttgactcACGCagatatagaatatttttattttgtttattatgattagtagaaatatggcataaacatttttagattctgaacggagcgctGAACGTATTGATTTGACAatgatgtgatttttttttgtttctttcctGAGTTTTTAC
This region includes:
- the LOC132946960 gene encoding ATP-binding cassette sub-family C member 4-like isoform X1; amino-acid sequence: MYRVITDADNKVIRPQNPRKNANIFEIISFSWLLNLFKIGQKRDLEEDDLYTTLNDHSSSLLGNELEKKWRSELANAQKKNRNPSLLRVLIEIFGYKFMFYGFILFVDRVILKVSQTLFIGGIISYFNPNGSDKADLEYALICAFGLSFSMFTSTILYHASQIEILHCGMKIRVACCSIIYRKSLRLSHTAIGNTTVGQVINLLSNDVSRFDKSATFLHYLWICPLHIIVVTYLLWQEIGVSSLLPIVVLCFLIWFQAMLGRKLREQRKKTAKRTDERIRLMNEIISGIKVIKMYTWEIPFGKLIKYLRKMEIRHIQIGIYIRNIMLQLALIQSRFQLFFSILSYVLLGNYISAQKVFIMYTLYNISILPIHCFYQSISEVIELQVSIKRIQDFLLQEEKDNQLPNKSKSGESINNTLNNLTEHIADDDGVLRHNTELPNTHSIVFSKATAKWTDIQTSNTLENINLSVASGRLIGIIGPVGAGKSSLFQAILRELPLSEGSLDVHGVISYASQEPWVFSGSIKQNIIFNSPIDEYRYKRVINVCALKNDFKKFPYGDETTVGERGVTLSGGQKSRINLARAIYKQANIYLLDDPLSAVDPHVSSHLFEKCIKGFLNEKTCILITHQLQYLTKVDQIVHIDNAKIIAESTYEELQTTDLSFLKSPQSQVTPDNQSICINNNSDYSVGKKTKFDRKISATSDVSLLCDSKENTNQEEQVKIVEIRSSGNISWDTYSAYFLDEGKISKILCLIFTSILSQTVASCGDLWITYWAKLEESVFYNENSSTPTTKNSINTIFQWPISRETCIYVFSAITVCIIIATNLYIFTFVLVCVKASMNLHNNMFSALIGAKINFFNTNLSGSILNRFSKDLGAIDDMLPQTMNDCLRLVLHCMAVLIIVVYINIHLILPTIVLAFTFYKITIFYLSMSRSVKRLEGITRSPVFTHLNASIQGLTTIRAFKAEKILSNEFDVHQDLHSSAWYLFLTSSRAFGLWLDIICFIYSCIVTFSFLTLSNSTFGGNVGLAITQVYGLAGVLQWTMRQMAELENHMTSVERVLEYTNIPQEGSIEPCSVDKKPPLNWPSDGQVTFINFYLRYEPNSPCIINHLNLNIESMQKIGIVGRTGAGKSSLVGSLFRLAFHEGNIIIDGIEIHELDLYELRSKLTIIPQQPVLFSGTVRKNLDPSEECPDHILWNALDEVELKDVVENLPDGLNSKMSEDGSNFSVGQRQLVCLARAIVRNTKILVLDEATANVDQQTDLLIQRTIRNKFRATTVLTIAHRLNTVIDSDKVLVLDTGTMVECDHPHNLLQNKEGAFYKMVEQTGHDTADLLHRLAAESYKTTSLNVVKNADQIAKKNS
- the LOC132946960 gene encoding ATP-binding cassette sub-family C member 4-like isoform X2, whose product is MYRVITDADNKVIRPQNPRKNANIFEIISFSWLLNLFKIGQKRDLEEDDLYTTLNDHSSSLLGNELEKKWRSELANAQKKNRNPSLLRVLIEIFGYKFMFYGFILFVDRVILKVSQTLFIGGIISYFNPNGSDKADLEYALICAFGLSFSMFTSTILYHASQIEILHCGMKIRVACCSIIYRKSLRLSHTAIGNTTVGQVINLLSNDVSRFDKSATFLHYLWICPLHIIVVTYLLWQEIGVSSLLPIVVLCFLIWFQAMLGRKLREQRKKTAKRTDERIRLMNEIISGIKVIKMYTWEIPFGKLIKYLRKMEIRHIQIGIYIRNIMLQLALIQSRFQLFFSILSYVLLGNYISAQKVFIMYTLYNISILPIHCFYQSISEVIELQVSIKRIQDFLLQEEKDNQLPNKSKSGESINNTLNNLTEHIADDDGVLRHNTELPNTHSIVFSKATAKWTDIQTSNTLENINLSVASGRLIGIIGPVGAGKSSLFQAILRELPLSEGSLDVHGVISYASQEPWVFSGSIKQNIIFNSPIDEYRYKRVINVCALKNDFKKFPYGDETTVGERGVTLSGGQKSRINLARAIYKQANIYLLDDPLSAVDPHVSSHLFEKCIKGFLNEKTCILITHQLQYLTKVDQIVHIDNAKIIAESTYEELQTTDLSFLKSPQSQVTPDNQSICINNNSDYSVGKKTKFDRKISATSDVSLLCDSKENTNQEEQVKIVEIRSSGNISWDTYSAYFLDEGKISKILCLIFTSILSQTVASCGDLWITYWAKLEESVFYNENSSTPTTKNSINTIFQWPISRETCIYVFSAITVCIIIATNLYIFTFVLVCVKASMNLHNNMFSALIGAKINFFNTNLSGSILNRFSKDLGAIDDMLPQTMNDCLRLVLHCMAVLIIVVYINIHLILPTIVLAFTFYKITIFYLSMSRSVKRLEGITRSPVFTHLNASIQGLTTIRAFKAEKILSNEFDVHQDLHSSAWYLFLTSSRAFGLWLDIICFIYSCIVTFSFLTLSNSTFGGNVGLAITQVYGLAGVLQWTMRQMAELENHMTSVERVLEYTNIPQEGSIEPCSDKKPPLNWPSDGQVTFINFYLRYEPNSPCIINHLNLNIESMQKIGIVGRTGAGKSSLVGSLFRLAFHEGNIIIDGIEIHELDLYELRSKLTIIPQQPVLFSGTVRKNLDPSEECPDHILWNALDEVELKDVVENLPDGLNSKMSEDGSNFSVGQRQLVCLARAIVRNTKILVLDEATANVDQQTDLLIQRTIRNKFRATTVLTIAHRLNTVIDSDKVLVLDTGTMVECDHPHNLLQNKEGAFYKMVEQTGHDTADLLHRLAAESYKTTSLNVVKNADQIAKKNS